In Sardina pilchardus chromosome 10, fSarPil1.1, whole genome shotgun sequence, one genomic interval encodes:
- the pus7 gene encoding pseudouridylate synthase 7 homolog isoform X2: protein MLFSAQHLLTRYRRIIFYVCVASKSSSVCPFAGAIQRQAIWKQSPCSIPLVLNVKPYCKLLMEDSEPTSLKRACPGEELTHTTKRPRVKDDNGAKGEGEECEGSEDELAEEEEEVEGDGETFADMMKHGLTELDVGILKFVSDHKGFSGILKERYSDFVVHEINKEGKTVQLDDLSIPVETEEVQPEEPPAEADVLTEEQKKQLEELQLFKNKEDNVSIEVADDTKEKRTQVHRAVKNMYPGLETKTEEKDGRKYIVAYHAAGKKALAAPRKHSWPKNRGSFCHFVLYKENKDTMDSINVLSKFLRVRPNVFSYMGTKDKRAITVQEIAVLKITAERILHLNKCLMNFKLGNFAYKKHPLKLGELRGNHFTVVVRNIDGSEEQIKQAMASLRDTGFINYYGMQRFGTTAVPTYQVGKAILQNNWNEVMDLILKPRPGAEKGYLVRCREEWAKSQDPEAALKKLPVKRCVEGQLLRGLSRYGMKNIIHAFGMIPRNNRLMYIHSYQSYVWNTMVSRRVEAFGFKAVEGDLVLNGGTAHVLTAEEAEKHSIRDIVMPLPGFDVIYPTHHVGKGYREMLTADNLDIDNMRHKIRDYSLAGAYRLILIRPQNVSWEVINYDDARVPLVHTDVEKLEGKPAPVYLTEGKYRALRMEFSLPPSTYATMAIREVLKMDTSIKNQTQLNTTWLN from the exons ATGTTGTTCAGTGCTCAGCATCTCCTGACAAGATACCGAAGAATTAT CTTTTACGTCTGTGTTGCTTCGAAGTCGAGCTCTGTCTGCCCTTTTGCTGGTGCCATTCAAAGACAAGCCATCTGGAAACAGTCACCGTGCAGTATCCCACTGGTGTTAAACGTCAAACCGTACTG TAAACTCTTAATGGAGGACTCTGAGCCGACGTCATTGAAGAGGGCATGCCCAGGTGAAGAGCTGACCCATACTACCAAGAGGCCCAGAGTGAAAGACGATAATGGAGCAaaaggggaaggagaggagtgtgagggCAGTGAAGATGAactggcagaggaggaggaggaggtggaagggGATGGCGAAACCTTTGCTGACATGATGAAACATGGACTGACGGAGCTTGATGTGGGCATTCTGAAGTTTGTCAGTGACCATAAAGGCTTCTCCGGGATTCTGAAAGAACG GTACTCTGATTTTGTTGTGCATGAAATCAACAAAGAGGGGAAGACTGTTCAGCTTGATGACTTATCTATCCCAGTGGAAACTGAG GAAGTTCAACCAGAGGAGCCGCCCGCTGAAGCTGATGTGCTGACTGAGGAACAGAAAAAGCAGCTGGAGGAGCTCcagctctttaaaaataaagaagACAATGTGTCTATAGAG GTAGCGGATGACACCAAAGAAAAGCGCACTCAAGTCCACAGAGCGGTGAAGAATATGTACCCTGGGCTGGAAACCAAAACTGAGGAGAAGGACGGACGGAAGTACATTGTGGCTTACCATGCTGCAGGAAAGAAAGCTCTGGCAG CTCCCAGAAAACACTCCTGGCCCAAGAACAGAGGCAGCTTCTGCCACTTTGTGCTCTACAAGGAGAACAAAGATACCATGGACTCTATCAATGTCCTCTCCAAGTTTCTCAG GGTGAGGCCCAATGTATTTTCATACATGGGCACCAAGGACAAGAGGGCTATCACAGTCCAGGAGATTGCAGTTTTAAA GATCACAGCCGAGAGGATACTTCACCTCAACAAGTGCCTCATGAACTTCAAGCTGGGCAATTTTGCATACAAGAAGCACCCCCTCAAGCTGGGAGAGCTTCGGGGCAACCACTTCACTGTAGTCGTCAG GAACATCGATGGGTCAGAGGAGCAGATCAAGCAGGCCATGGCCTCGCTCAGGGACACTGGCTTCATCAATTACTATGGCATGCAGCGGTTTGGCACAACTGCTGTTCCCACATACCAGGTTGGCAA AGCCATTTTACAGAACAACTGGAATGAAGTCATGGATCTCATTCTTAAACCACGGCCTGGAG CGGAGAAGGGTTACCTGGTGCGGTGTCGTGAGGAGTGGGCCAAGTCTCAGGACCCTGAGGCTGCACTGAAGAAGCTGCCTGTCAAGCGCTGTGTAGAGGGACAACTGCTGCGGGGCCTGTCCAGGTACGGCATGAAAAACATCATCCACGCTTTTGGAATG ATTCCCCGAAACAATCGGCTGATGTACATCCACAGTTACCAGAGCTATGTGTGGAACACCATGGTGAGCAGGCGGGTGGAGGCTTTCGGGTTTAAGGCTGTGGAGGGGGACTTGGTACTCAACGGAG GTACTGCTCATGTTCTAACTGCAGAAGAAGCAGAGAAACACTCCATTCGTGATATTGTGATGCCTCTACCAGGCTTTGATGTCATTTACCCAACACACCACG TTGGGAAGGGCTACAGAGAGATGCTGACTGCAGACAACCTGGACATTGACAACATGAGGCACAAGATCCGGGACTATTCACTTGCGGGGGCCTACCGCCTTATTCTCATTCGCCCACAGAATGTCAGCTG GGAGGTGATAAACTACGATGATGCACGAGTCCCACTGGTTCACACAGACGTTGAGAAACTAgagggcaaaccagccccagtCTACCTCACAG AGGGGAAATACAGGGCCTTGAGGATGgagttctctcttcctccctcaaccTATGCCACCATGGCCATCAGAGAAGTGCTGAAGATGGACACCAGCATCAAGAACCAGACACAGCTCAACACTACGTGGC
- the pus7 gene encoding pseudouridylate synthase 7 homolog isoform X1: MLFSAQHLLTRYRRIIFYVCVASKSSSVCPFAGAIQRQAIWKQSPCSIPLVLNVKPYCKLLMEDSEPTSLKRACPGEELTHTTKRPRVKDDNGAKGEGEECEGSEDELAEEEEEVEGDGETFADMMKHGLTELDVGILKFVSDHKGFSGILKERYSDFVVHEINKEGKTVQLDDLSIPVETEQEVQPEEPPAEADVLTEEQKKQLEELQLFKNKEDNVSIEVADDTKEKRTQVHRAVKNMYPGLETKTEEKDGRKYIVAYHAAGKKALAAPRKHSWPKNRGSFCHFVLYKENKDTMDSINVLSKFLRVRPNVFSYMGTKDKRAITVQEIAVLKITAERILHLNKCLMNFKLGNFAYKKHPLKLGELRGNHFTVVVRNIDGSEEQIKQAMASLRDTGFINYYGMQRFGTTAVPTYQVGKAILQNNWNEVMDLILKPRPGAEKGYLVRCREEWAKSQDPEAALKKLPVKRCVEGQLLRGLSRYGMKNIIHAFGMIPRNNRLMYIHSYQSYVWNTMVSRRVEAFGFKAVEGDLVLNGGTAHVLTAEEAEKHSIRDIVMPLPGFDVIYPTHHVGKGYREMLTADNLDIDNMRHKIRDYSLAGAYRLILIRPQNVSWEVINYDDARVPLVHTDVEKLEGKPAPVYLTEGKYRALRMEFSLPPSTYATMAIREVLKMDTSIKNQTQLNTTWLN; encoded by the exons ATGTTGTTCAGTGCTCAGCATCTCCTGACAAGATACCGAAGAATTAT CTTTTACGTCTGTGTTGCTTCGAAGTCGAGCTCTGTCTGCCCTTTTGCTGGTGCCATTCAAAGACAAGCCATCTGGAAACAGTCACCGTGCAGTATCCCACTGGTGTTAAACGTCAAACCGTACTG TAAACTCTTAATGGAGGACTCTGAGCCGACGTCATTGAAGAGGGCATGCCCAGGTGAAGAGCTGACCCATACTACCAAGAGGCCCAGAGTGAAAGACGATAATGGAGCAaaaggggaaggagaggagtgtgagggCAGTGAAGATGAactggcagaggaggaggaggaggtggaagggGATGGCGAAACCTTTGCTGACATGATGAAACATGGACTGACGGAGCTTGATGTGGGCATTCTGAAGTTTGTCAGTGACCATAAAGGCTTCTCCGGGATTCTGAAAGAACG GTACTCTGATTTTGTTGTGCATGAAATCAACAAAGAGGGGAAGACTGTTCAGCTTGATGACTTATCTATCCCAGTGGAAACTGAG CAGGAAGTTCAACCAGAGGAGCCGCCCGCTGAAGCTGATGTGCTGACTGAGGAACAGAAAAAGCAGCTGGAGGAGCTCcagctctttaaaaataaagaagACAATGTGTCTATAGAG GTAGCGGATGACACCAAAGAAAAGCGCACTCAAGTCCACAGAGCGGTGAAGAATATGTACCCTGGGCTGGAAACCAAAACTGAGGAGAAGGACGGACGGAAGTACATTGTGGCTTACCATGCTGCAGGAAAGAAAGCTCTGGCAG CTCCCAGAAAACACTCCTGGCCCAAGAACAGAGGCAGCTTCTGCCACTTTGTGCTCTACAAGGAGAACAAAGATACCATGGACTCTATCAATGTCCTCTCCAAGTTTCTCAG GGTGAGGCCCAATGTATTTTCATACATGGGCACCAAGGACAAGAGGGCTATCACAGTCCAGGAGATTGCAGTTTTAAA GATCACAGCCGAGAGGATACTTCACCTCAACAAGTGCCTCATGAACTTCAAGCTGGGCAATTTTGCATACAAGAAGCACCCCCTCAAGCTGGGAGAGCTTCGGGGCAACCACTTCACTGTAGTCGTCAG GAACATCGATGGGTCAGAGGAGCAGATCAAGCAGGCCATGGCCTCGCTCAGGGACACTGGCTTCATCAATTACTATGGCATGCAGCGGTTTGGCACAACTGCTGTTCCCACATACCAGGTTGGCAA AGCCATTTTACAGAACAACTGGAATGAAGTCATGGATCTCATTCTTAAACCACGGCCTGGAG CGGAGAAGGGTTACCTGGTGCGGTGTCGTGAGGAGTGGGCCAAGTCTCAGGACCCTGAGGCTGCACTGAAGAAGCTGCCTGTCAAGCGCTGTGTAGAGGGACAACTGCTGCGGGGCCTGTCCAGGTACGGCATGAAAAACATCATCCACGCTTTTGGAATG ATTCCCCGAAACAATCGGCTGATGTACATCCACAGTTACCAGAGCTATGTGTGGAACACCATGGTGAGCAGGCGGGTGGAGGCTTTCGGGTTTAAGGCTGTGGAGGGGGACTTGGTACTCAACGGAG GTACTGCTCATGTTCTAACTGCAGAAGAAGCAGAGAAACACTCCATTCGTGATATTGTGATGCCTCTACCAGGCTTTGATGTCATTTACCCAACACACCACG TTGGGAAGGGCTACAGAGAGATGCTGACTGCAGACAACCTGGACATTGACAACATGAGGCACAAGATCCGGGACTATTCACTTGCGGGGGCCTACCGCCTTATTCTCATTCGCCCACAGAATGTCAGCTG GGAGGTGATAAACTACGATGATGCACGAGTCCCACTGGTTCACACAGACGTTGAGAAACTAgagggcaaaccagccccagtCTACCTCACAG AGGGGAAATACAGGGCCTTGAGGATGgagttctctcttcctccctcaaccTATGCCACCATGGCCATCAGAGAAGTGCTGAAGATGGACACCAGCATCAAGAACCAGACACAGCTCAACACTACGTGGC
- the pus7 gene encoding pseudouridylate synthase 7 homolog isoform X3, with translation MEDSEPTSLKRACPGEELTHTTKRPRVKDDNGAKGEGEECEGSEDELAEEEEEVEGDGETFADMMKHGLTELDVGILKFVSDHKGFSGILKERYSDFVVHEINKEGKTVQLDDLSIPVETEQEVQPEEPPAEADVLTEEQKKQLEELQLFKNKEDNVSIEVADDTKEKRTQVHRAVKNMYPGLETKTEEKDGRKYIVAYHAAGKKALAAPRKHSWPKNRGSFCHFVLYKENKDTMDSINVLSKFLRVRPNVFSYMGTKDKRAITVQEIAVLKITAERILHLNKCLMNFKLGNFAYKKHPLKLGELRGNHFTVVVRNIDGSEEQIKQAMASLRDTGFINYYGMQRFGTTAVPTYQVGKAILQNNWNEVMDLILKPRPGAEKGYLVRCREEWAKSQDPEAALKKLPVKRCVEGQLLRGLSRYGMKNIIHAFGMIPRNNRLMYIHSYQSYVWNTMVSRRVEAFGFKAVEGDLVLNGGTAHVLTAEEAEKHSIRDIVMPLPGFDVIYPTHHVGKGYREMLTADNLDIDNMRHKIRDYSLAGAYRLILIRPQNVSWEVINYDDARVPLVHTDVEKLEGKPAPVYLTEGKYRALRMEFSLPPSTYATMAIREVLKMDTSIKNQTQLNTTWLN, from the exons ATGGAGGACTCTGAGCCGACGTCATTGAAGAGGGCATGCCCAGGTGAAGAGCTGACCCATACTACCAAGAGGCCCAGAGTGAAAGACGATAATGGAGCAaaaggggaaggagaggagtgtgagggCAGTGAAGATGAactggcagaggaggaggaggaggtggaagggGATGGCGAAACCTTTGCTGACATGATGAAACATGGACTGACGGAGCTTGATGTGGGCATTCTGAAGTTTGTCAGTGACCATAAAGGCTTCTCCGGGATTCTGAAAGAACG GTACTCTGATTTTGTTGTGCATGAAATCAACAAAGAGGGGAAGACTGTTCAGCTTGATGACTTATCTATCCCAGTGGAAACTGAG CAGGAAGTTCAACCAGAGGAGCCGCCCGCTGAAGCTGATGTGCTGACTGAGGAACAGAAAAAGCAGCTGGAGGAGCTCcagctctttaaaaataaagaagACAATGTGTCTATAGAG GTAGCGGATGACACCAAAGAAAAGCGCACTCAAGTCCACAGAGCGGTGAAGAATATGTACCCTGGGCTGGAAACCAAAACTGAGGAGAAGGACGGACGGAAGTACATTGTGGCTTACCATGCTGCAGGAAAGAAAGCTCTGGCAG CTCCCAGAAAACACTCCTGGCCCAAGAACAGAGGCAGCTTCTGCCACTTTGTGCTCTACAAGGAGAACAAAGATACCATGGACTCTATCAATGTCCTCTCCAAGTTTCTCAG GGTGAGGCCCAATGTATTTTCATACATGGGCACCAAGGACAAGAGGGCTATCACAGTCCAGGAGATTGCAGTTTTAAA GATCACAGCCGAGAGGATACTTCACCTCAACAAGTGCCTCATGAACTTCAAGCTGGGCAATTTTGCATACAAGAAGCACCCCCTCAAGCTGGGAGAGCTTCGGGGCAACCACTTCACTGTAGTCGTCAG GAACATCGATGGGTCAGAGGAGCAGATCAAGCAGGCCATGGCCTCGCTCAGGGACACTGGCTTCATCAATTACTATGGCATGCAGCGGTTTGGCACAACTGCTGTTCCCACATACCAGGTTGGCAA AGCCATTTTACAGAACAACTGGAATGAAGTCATGGATCTCATTCTTAAACCACGGCCTGGAG CGGAGAAGGGTTACCTGGTGCGGTGTCGTGAGGAGTGGGCCAAGTCTCAGGACCCTGAGGCTGCACTGAAGAAGCTGCCTGTCAAGCGCTGTGTAGAGGGACAACTGCTGCGGGGCCTGTCCAGGTACGGCATGAAAAACATCATCCACGCTTTTGGAATG ATTCCCCGAAACAATCGGCTGATGTACATCCACAGTTACCAGAGCTATGTGTGGAACACCATGGTGAGCAGGCGGGTGGAGGCTTTCGGGTTTAAGGCTGTGGAGGGGGACTTGGTACTCAACGGAG GTACTGCTCATGTTCTAACTGCAGAAGAAGCAGAGAAACACTCCATTCGTGATATTGTGATGCCTCTACCAGGCTTTGATGTCATTTACCCAACACACCACG TTGGGAAGGGCTACAGAGAGATGCTGACTGCAGACAACCTGGACATTGACAACATGAGGCACAAGATCCGGGACTATTCACTTGCGGGGGCCTACCGCCTTATTCTCATTCGCCCACAGAATGTCAGCTG GGAGGTGATAAACTACGATGATGCACGAGTCCCACTGGTTCACACAGACGTTGAGAAACTAgagggcaaaccagccccagtCTACCTCACAG AGGGGAAATACAGGGCCTTGAGGATGgagttctctcttcctccctcaaccTATGCCACCATGGCCATCAGAGAAGTGCTGAAGATGGACACCAGCATCAAGAACCAGACACAGCTCAACACTACGTGGC